In Cheilinus undulatus linkage group 14, ASM1832078v1, whole genome shotgun sequence, a genomic segment contains:
- the si:dkeyp-55f12.3 gene encoding uncharacterized protein si:dkeyp-55f12.3 has product MAAVCVSAELTFRDGQREKISVKVDNNLKSLINGVHEMNENVSRLLSELVEREKLGGVCADGEEDDSDEDEESEESEEPPNCEKQPPVKRCRTSNS; this is encoded by the exons ATGGCGGCGGTGTGTGTGTCAGCAGAGCTGACGTTTAGAgatggacagagagagaaaattagCGTCAAAGTAGACAATAATCTGAAGTCTCTGATAAACGGAGTTCACGAGATGAACGAGAACGTGTCTAGACTTCTCAGTGAGCTGGTGGAGAGGGAGAAACTCGGCGGAGTCTGCGCAGATG GTGAGGAGGATGACAGCGATGAAGATGAGGAATCAGAGGAATCAGAGGAGCCTCCAAACTGCGAAAAACAGCCTCCAGTAAAACGCTGCAGAACCTCAAACTCCTGA
- the tmem251 gene encoding transmembrane protein 251: MMNFRQRMGWVGVAAYLLLSVMVVYYIFEVQSFSLEHVQKGRSGPSAPPLAISWFQSVSTRLPPLPVWMWALVFLLPYLQLFLFLFSCTRADPRAVGYCVLPVCLALLCSRHAARKPANQRGSPLIDT; this comes from the coding sequence ATGATGAACTTTCGTCAGCGGATGGGATGGGTGGGCGTGGCCGCCTACCTGCTGCTCAGCGTCATGGTGGTCTATTACATCTTTGAGGTTCAGAGCTTCAGTTTGGAGCACGTGCAGAAAGGTCGGTCTGGTCCGTCAGCTCCACCCCTGGCCATCAGCTGGTTTCAGAGCGTCAGCACTCGCCTGCCTCCACTTCCTGTCTGGATGTGGGCATTGGTCTTTCTACTGCCGTacctgcagctcttcctcttcctgttcTCTTGCACCAGGGCGGACCCTCGAGCTGTCGGATACTGCGTCCTTCCTGTCTGCCTCGCCCTTCTCTGTAGCCGCCATGCTGCCAGaaaaccagccaatcagagaggcTCTCCGCTCATCGACACGTAG
- the si:dkey-85n7.8 gene encoding COX8 domain-containing protein, producing the protein MSSTVLRMMGNISALTLTRPKSNLKEIKRKIYSKPPRDKIGITQSFFVMAVFAVGLFTPAAWILHHLPEYRQRSRYTPRT; encoded by the exons ATGTCGAGCACTGTGCTGAGGATGATGGGAAATATTTCAGCATTGACTCTGACTCGTCCAAAGTCAAACCTAAAAGAGATCAAGAGGAAAATCTACAGCAAACCTCCCCGCGACAAGATCGGAATCACG CAAAGTTTCTTCGTCATGGCGGTGTTTGCTGTGGGCCTTTTTACTCCAGCTGCATGGATCCTTCATCACCTGCCAGAGTACCGCCAGAGGTCACGCTACACTCCAAGGACCTGA